The Loxodonta africana isolate mLoxAfr1 chromosome 1, mLoxAfr1.hap2, whole genome shotgun sequence genomic sequence cttttttttaactgcagCCCAGTCTCTGTCCCAGCAATGATCAGTTGTGAACTGATAATGTAAAGTGAATGAAGCTTTACTGATGAAAATGATCTGTAAATTTCTAATGCAAATTTTGTAGTATGTTATTACACATCCTTATGTAACACCATTCTGTGATGTATTTGTATATCCTTTTTCTTTAgatttcagaagttgattgcaaAGATGCACTAGAAATGATCTGTAACTTAGAATCTGAGGGTGATGAAAAAAGTGCTCTTGTTTTATGTACTGCGTTTTTATCACGTCAGCTACAACAAGGAGATATGTACTGTGCTTGGtaagttaattttctttttttaagaaaaatttgtTAAATAAGAATACAGAAAGGTTATGAGAATTTAGGTAATTTAGGAACATTTTTTGAACATATTTTAAGGTCTTTGCAGAACAAAAAACTTATTTTTAGATACACTTTGTGCAAACTAATCAAGTATTTCAAAACTTTAAAATCTTTTTGTACTTTTAGCATTAAGGAACACACAATTCTTTAGCATACCAATAGTGATCGTCCACgcaggacattttttaatgttagaAGGTGAAAGAAAGGTTTATTTTGTCTAATGCCATAACCAAAATTTTCAGATATGCAAACAACCTATAATTGaatgtgtgtattttttctttttttaccctcTGCATATTGAACCCTTTTAGCTATAGAACTAGCTGTTGGCCATCTATGTGTGGAAATATAGTTCACTTTCCACCTAGAAAAATAAGTATTGCTCACTAACTTCTTCAATATAAGTTTCTTTGTATTGTAAATTTCCAAGTGGCCAAAGCTTGGTATATGTAATCTTTTGTGAAGCTACAACTGGCAGAGACGTTGACTTCAGCTAACCAAGGAGCCTAAGATGATCAGCTGCCTTAAATTACTGTTAGCTAATATCGCTAATTTATCTTGTCAACACTAATATTAGGTATGTTTATGGAAAACAAGTAGATTTTCTAGGTATAATATAGCATAAATATCTTTGATGACTAAGAAATTAATGTGTTAAATGGCAAAAAGACATCAGTATTTGATTTTATATAATAAGACAAAAGCAGTCTACTACAAGCTTTTGAGTAGAAGGTTAGCAAAATAGAGTTTATGTTTAAGAAGCTGTTTAATACAAACAGTTGGGAATTGATTGGGGACTGAATGAGGGCAAAGTTGGGGAAGGGAGTGGCAACAGAATTGAGACAAGAAAATCAGCTAGAAAGCCATTAAATAGTTCAGCTGGGAAGTTATGAAGGCTTCCTTTTGGTTGTGGGATCAgatgaaaaaaatattgaagaagATAACAttcttgaggaaggaaaaagTAGAGAGGTAGTGTCAGTGAAAGAATGTTAATCTTTTTTCATACATTGTTTCAAGTTTCAGAAGGCATCAAAGCAGAGAAGTCTTTTAAAGAAGTAGAGAGGCGAAGGTGGTCAGGATTGGAGAGAGATTTCGAAGTCCTCAATATATAGGTTAAAATCAGTAAATGGGAATGTTATTCAGGTAGGCGGTGTAAAGGCTACAGTTCTAGGactggaaaatgaaaaatgtagAAGCAAGAAAGTAGATTTTTATGGAATTTAATCATGGAGAACAGAAGAGAAATAATAGGTTAAAAGGAGGAAAACTCATCACCTCAGTAGGACTTCTTTCTatgaaaaatatattattattgcATTTGAAGTacgttttaaagtttatttttttgatttcttatttcaCTGTTACAACAGATGAATTACTTTCTTTACATAGGTTCTGTGTCATCATTGATTCTTAACATTTATCTAGTAACCTTATTAGTTAGCTTTAGATTTAAATTGGAAGTCGAGGTAAGAGGTAAATGTTTTTTGAAAATGATTAAGGCATTGATACTTTGTGCTTTTTATTACATTGTTGAAGATGAGATGTGGCTCAGAGTTACCATTTGTATAATTTGCTTAAATGTCAGGTGCTTTTCTGATTAAAAGTAGTGTTTCTCTGGGATTGAAAAATATTAATCAATAAAATGATaaatcatattttaattttatttaatctttagaAAAGTGGGAActatttccttattttaaacttaATTCCACATGTAGAAATGGAATCTAAAACCAGTTTTTATTTCAAATGTAATGATGGGACTGATAAGGTCTATGCTTATTACATAACTgcgccaacttttttttttttttttttcctagggaACTTACTCTCTTCTGGAGCAAATTACAGCAAAGAGTAGAACCATCCATACAAGTGTATCTAGAGAGGTGTCGTCAACTTTCTTTATTAACCAAGACGGTATATCACATTTTCTTCTTGATTAAAGTTATTAATTCAGAGGTAAGAATAATCAttaatttcttaatttaaaaatatataaattatctttaataaaagactttaacttttattattttggcaCATCTTTGAGTGTTTTTTACTTCATTTAGTGCTTTGaacatttgttttcttattagCCCTTTAGGACATTTGATATACAAACTTGAAATTGCAAATGAGAGCCAGGGGCTTGCTCTTGGTCTGAAGAAAAGCAGTATACATCACACCTACATTTTATCACTCTTCAGTTGTTGCTCCTTGATGTTATACTACTTTGATAACTTGGCTGTAATGGAACTTGGGAAGTTTAAAGAGGAATAGAGAGATATCTTCCTTTGCTAGCAGTATGGCAGATTAGATTATCTAAAAACCCTCCTACTGCAAAACATCCAGAAATACTTGATAAAatataacaaactttttttttttttaacgtttagCATCTGGGATTGCAAGAATATTAGGGAAATTTCTAGGGCCTCAAAGGAAGAAGAACCTAAAAACTGGAGTAGAAAGCTTGGGCTGATGCTGTACCTCTCCAGCCTGGTGGGGGTTGGGATGTATTACTACTTGCAGTGACCAAGGAGTTTGAGTTTTCATATTCACACTGGGACAGGAGATAGCTATATGGGGATAAGAGATAAGGCTTTGGGCCCTCTCAAGGTAGAGAGTTAGAACTGAAGCCCTGTATATAAAGCTGACAACTGTGAAATACTATAATTTCATTGAAAAGGTAGACtagaaaaaatatacattttctAACACAGATGGATGATAGGGAAAATTGTGTATGCCCATCTGTGTTCTGGGTCAGGGGAAAATGTTTCATCTAAGAAGTTGTAACCATAGGTCTTCACTCACACAGATTTGAGGTCCAAATTTACCCTGTCTACATAGTACAGGAACTCCCATGCCAAGTAAGTAAGGTTTAAGGAAGTAGAGACGGAGCCCTGGGCTGGTAATACCCCTGTCATACCTAGCAGAAGCAAATATAGCACTGCTTTGAAGGAACATGTCATCAAAATAGTACAAAATAACTACACAAGTTTTGTGAAAGATCTTTAAAGATGCTAGAGACACCCATATGGGGCCATTTCTTCCCAgttgtcctttctttcctttcactttcaaaataggtctctttgtattttttcttcttgcccATTATCTTTTTGGTCTTTGTACTTTTGCTTTTCCTAGAATCAAGGCCCCTTTTTCAGTATCACAGCCTTCTTCCCTCGCTCTCCCTTTGGACCACAAATCTAAGCTTCTGTTCtagtaaaaatttattttcctcttgATCTGTGAAACTACAGGTCCTATTGCctcttttgtctttctttcttgccttttgatCCTTTATTACGTATACCACATTTCCATGGATGTGGCCAGATACCATGGCTGGCTGATTCCTCAtattttcctgttcccttctaaCCTTTTAAAATGCATCTTCTTCTTTCCTCCTGTATGTTTCAAGTGACTCTTACCTTCATTACTGCTCTTTTCTCAAAATAATAGTTTAAGATGCgaatctaaaaaaagaaaaagtttattgGGTTTTTGCCTCCTCCTGCTTAAGTTGGTCTAGCCATGAGGTAGGTGATTTGACATTCAGTTTTATGGTAGCAATAGATTCTCCATTATGAAGAATTGAATAACTTTTTCTGTTAGAAGTGAAATTCTTCTTTCATTACTAATAAGACAGGAAATAGGGAGATACTCTTGGTTCTGTAATTTGATTAAGAGTATTTTGTTTCATAAGGATTACAAATAAAAACTTAGGATATGAGATTTGTGATACAGGTAATGACTGCCTATAAATCACTTCCTATGTGTCAGACACTATACTAAACTATCGCAGAAACTTTAGAAACAATCTTTAATACACACAGCaattttattaagtttttttttttttaagtgctattATGACCCCCTATTTAGTAAGTGGAATATGAAAGGTCAGAGAAGTCGAATAACTTCCAAGTTTGCCTAGCTATTAAGTCATTTCACATCCCAAGTCTTATCTTGTGGCTCCAGTGCTTTTTCTGCTATTCTGTACAGTtcattatacacatatatacacacacgtaagCACACGTGCACATGCACATCCGCCAGACTAAGCTGCAGTGCTTTTAGAAggggcatcttttcatatgcgGCTATTATGATAATAACATTTTCTATTTGCTTTTCACAGACTGAAGGGGCTGGACTTGCCACTTGTATAGAACTATGTGTAAAAGCTCTTCGCTTGGAATctacagaaaatactgaagtgaAAATATCTATTTGCAAGACCATTTCGTGCTTGTTGCCTGATGATCTGGAAGTTAAACGTGCCTGTCAACTGAGTGAATTTCTTATTGAGCCTACAGTAGATGCATATTATGCTGTGGAAATGTTGTATAACCAGCCGGACCAGAAATATGATGAAGAGAATCTTCCAATACCAAATTCTCTACGTTGTGAGCTCTTACTTGTATTGAAAACTCAATGGCCTTTTGATCCAGAATTCTGGGATTGGAAAACCTTGAAAAGACAATGTCTGGCATTAATGGGAGAAGAAGCATCCATTGTGTCTTCAATAGATGAACTAAATGACAGTGAAGTATATGAGAAGGTAGTAGACTACCAGGAAGAGATTAAAGAAACTTCTGTGAATGGACTTTCTGGTGGAGTTGGTGCTAATTCTGACCTTCTTAAAGGCATTTGTGATGATAAGcagaagaagaaagagataaaACAATTAAGAGAGCGAGGATTTATATCTGCTAGGTTTAGGAATTGGCAAGCCTACATGCAGTATTGTGTGCTATGTGACAAAGAATTCCTTGGTCATAGAATAGTACGACATGCTCAGAAACATTACAAAGACGGGATTTACAGTTGCCCCATATGTGCAAAGAACTTTAATTCTAAAGAAACTTTTGTTCCTCATGTCACATTGCATGTTAAACAATCTAGTAAAGAGAGACTAGCAGCTATGAAACCATTAAGAAGATTGGGAAGGCCTCCTAAGGTCACAACTACCAATGAGAATCAGAAGACTAATAATGCTGTGACCAAGCAGGAACAAAGGCCTATAAAAAAGAATAGTCTCTATTCAACAGATTTCATAGTATTTAATGACAATGATGGTTCAGATGATGAAAATGATGACAAAGATAAATCTTATGAGCCAGAAGTGATCCCAGTCCAGAAACCAGTACCTATTAATGAATTTAATTGCCCTGTAACTTTTTGTAAAAAGGGCTTTAAGTACTTTAAAAATTTGATTGCTCATGTAAAGGGGCATAAGGATAATGAAGATGCCAAGCGCTTTCttgaaatgcaaagcaaaaaagTTATTTGCCAGTACTGTAGACGGCATTTTGTAAGTGTTACTCATCTCAATGATCACTTGCAAATGCATTGTGGCAGTAAGCCATATATCTGTATACAGATGAAGTGTAAGGCCGGTTTTAACAGTTATGCAGAGCTCTTAACCCACAGAAAGGAGCATCAAGTGTTCAGAGCAAAATGTATGTTTCCTAAATGTGGCAGAATTTTTTCAGAAGCTTATTTGCTATATGATCATGAAGCACAGCATTATAATACCTATACTTGCAAGTTCACGGGTTGTGGTAAAGTTTATCGTTCTCAGAGTGAACTAGAAAAGCATCTGGATGATCACAGCACTCCTCCTGAAACAGTCTTGCCTCCCAAAGACCAACTTAATTCATCTGGAGATTCTCTTCAGCCTTCCAGAGTGAATCAGAAcgtagaaggaaacactgcgaAAGAGAGCTCTATGCTTCCTTCAGAAAATAGCATTGAAAACAGCTTACAAGAAGATAGAAGTGATACTTGGGATAAAAGTAAGGCAGAATCAGCTATGACTGAACAAGACCAGGTTTCTGTCCCTGTACTGAAGGAAGCCGATGGACCATTGTCAAATGGTTTGGAAAACCCTGCTACCACACCTCTGCTTCAGGCCAGTGAAGTAGCAGTGTCCATCAAAGTGTCTCTTAATCATGGGGTTGAGGATAACTTTGGAAAGCAAGAAAACTCAACTATAGAAGGCCCTGGTGAATCACTGGTCACAAACTTACATACACCGGTTGAAGATACTTGCAATGATTTGTGTCATCCAGGTTTccaagagagaaaagaacagGATTGCTTTAATGAAGCTCAGATTACTCAGAATTCTTTAGTAAATTCAGAAACCCTCAAAATAGGTGACCTTACCCCACAGAACTTAGAAAGACAAGTGAACAACTTAATGACCTTTTCTGTGCAAAATCAGTCAGGATTTCAGAACAATTTGCCAACTTCCAAGCTTGACTGTGGAGGTAATGTTAAAACATCATCCGGCCTTTATAACTTACCTCTTAAGACATTAGAAAGTATCGCATTTGTTCCACCACAACCCAACCTAAATAGTTCTTTAGGAACTCCATCAGTGCCTGTAAAAGCTCCAGTTCAGAAATTCAGTTGCCAGGTTGAGGGATGTACTCGAACCTATAATTCTTCACAGAGTATTGGGAAACACATGAAGACAGCACACCCTGACCAGTATGCTGCATTTAAAATGCAGCGCAAAAGTAAAAGAGGTCAGAAATCTAACAACCTAAATACACCAAATAATGGaaagtttgtttattttttgccaCCACAGGTGAGCAGCTCCAGTAATGCATTTTTTGCAGCACAAACCAAAGCCAGTGGGAATCCTACTTGTTCAGCCCAGTTGCAGCATGTCTCACCTTCCATTTTTCCAGCTCATTTAACAAATGTGTCAACTCCACTGTTGCCCTCGATGGAAAGTGTCATAAATCCAAATATACCTTCTCAGGACAAAAATGAACAAGGTGGTATGTTATGTTCCCAACTGGAAAATTTATCTGGTACAACCTTGCCAGCACAAATGGAAGATCTAACCAAAACCGTTTTGCCCTTGAATATTGACAGTGGCTCAGATCCTTTCCTTCCTTTGCCTGCAGAAAGTAGTTCAATGTCTCTCTTCCCTTCACCACCAGATGGTGGGACTAATTCTGTTTTTTCCCAACTGGAAAATAATGCAAATCATTTTTCCTCTCAAACTGAAGGAAACACCAATTCCTCCTTCCTAAAGGGGGGTAATGGTGAAAATGCAGTTTTTCCTTCACAAGTAAATGTTGCAGATGACCTCAACAGCACCAGTGCCCAACAGTCTGCAACTGAAAAAGTTAATAAAGACCGTGGACGGGGTCCaaatgggaaggaaagaaaacccAAGCAAAACAAAAGGGCTAAATGGCCTGCAATTATCAGAGATGGAAAATTTATTTGTAGCAGGTGTTACAGGGCTTTTACTAATCCCAGATCACTGGGTGGACACTTGTCTAAACGATCTTTCTGTAAGCCACTGGATGGAGCAGAAATTGCCCAAGAACTTTTACAGAGTAACGGACAGCCTtctcttcttgccagcatgaTTCTCTCTACAAATGCAGTAAATTTGCAGCAGCCACAACAGTCTGCTTTTAGTCCAGAAGCATGTTTTAAAGATCCATCATTTTTGCAGCTTCTTGCTGCTGAAACTCGCTCATCAACGTTTTTACCAAGTACATTTCCTCGTACTGGTGTGACTAACTTTAATACCGGTGTTAGCCAAGAAGGAAGTGAAATCATTAAACAGGCTTTGGAAACCGCTGGCATTCCCAGTACATTTGAGGGTTCAGAAATGCTTTCTCATGTTGTTCCCTCAGGTTGTATCTCAGAGACAGCACAAATAAATGCAGTGGTGATGCCAAATCCAACTGTGCCACCCCTGTTGCAGACTGTATGCCACCCAAACACCCTGCTGACAAGCCAGGATAGGACACCAAACTCCAAAACTCCCTCCATTGATGAATGCAGCAGTTTGCCTGTCTTTCCAGCAAATGACTTACTACTGAAGACTGTTGAAAATGGTTTGTGCTCTAGTTCATTTCCTAATTCTGGTGGGCTTTCACAAAATTTTACCAGTACCAGTTCACGTGTTTCAGTTATAAGTGGTCCCCAGAATGCAAGGTCTAGTCATTTAAATAAAAAGGGAAACAGTGCTtctaagagaagaaagaaagctgTTCCTCCACTGATTGCACCCAGTGCCTCCCAAAACTTGGTAACAagtgacttaacagca encodes the following:
- the ZNF292 gene encoding zinc finger protein 292 isoform X1 produces the protein MADEEAEQERLSRGGGGCVAELQRLGERLQELERQLRESRVPAVEAATEYCQQLCQTLLEYAEKWKTSDDPLPLLEVYTVAIQSYVKARPYLTSECENVALVLERLALSCVELLLCLRVELSDKQWEQFQALVQVAHEKLMENGSCELNFLATLAQETGVWKNPVLCTILSQEPLDKDKVNEFLAFEGPILLDMRIKHLIKTNQLSQATALAKLCSDHPEIGTKGSFKQTYLVCLCTSSPNEKLIEEISEVDCKDALEMICNLESEGDEKSALVLCTAFLSRQLQQGDMYCAWELTLFWSKLQQRVEPSIQVYLERCRQLSLLTKTVYHIFFLIKVINSETEGAGLATCIELCVKALRLESTENTEVKISICKTISCLLPDDLEVKRACQLSEFLIEPTVDAYYAVEMLYNQPDQKYDEENLPIPNSLRCELLLVLKTQWPFDPEFWDWKTLKRQCLALMGEEASIVSSIDELNDSEVYEKVVDYQEEIKETSVNGLSGGVGANSDLLKGICDDKQKKKEIKQLRERGFISARFRNWQAYMQYCVLCDKEFLGHRIVRHAQKHYKDGIYSCPICAKNFNSKETFVPHVTLHVKQSSKERLAAMKPLRRLGRPPKVTTTNENQKTNNAVTKQEQRPIKKNSLYSTDFIVFNDNDGSDDENDDKDKSYEPEVIPVQKPVPINEFNCPVTFCKKGFKYFKNLIAHVKGHKDNEDAKRFLEMQSKKVICQYCRRHFVSVTHLNDHLQMHCGSKPYICIQMKCKAGFNSYAELLTHRKEHQVFRAKCMFPKCGRIFSEAYLLYDHEAQHYNTYTCKFTGCGKVYRSQSELEKHLDDHSTPPETVLPPKDQLNSSGDSLQPSRVNQNVEGNTAKESSMLPSENSIENSLQEDRSDTWDKSKAESAMTEQDQVSVPVLKEADGPLSNGLENPATTPLLQASEVAVSIKVSLNHGVEDNFGKQENSTIEGPGESLVTNLHTPVEDTCNDLCHPGFQERKEQDCFNEAQITQNSLVNSETLKIGDLTPQNLERQVNNLMTFSVQNQSGFQNNLPTSKLDCGGNVKTSSGLYNLPLKTLESIAFVPPQPNLNSSLGTPSVPVKAPVQKFSCQVEGCTRTYNSSQSIGKHMKTAHPDQYAAFKMQRKSKRGQKSNNLNTPNNGKFVYFLPPQVSSSSNAFFAAQTKASGNPTCSAQLQHVSPSIFPAHLTNVSTPLLPSMESVINPNIPSQDKNEQGGMLCSQLENLSGTTLPAQMEDLTKTVLPLNIDSGSDPFLPLPAESSSMSLFPSPPDGGTNSVFSQLENNANHFSSQTEGNTNSSFLKGGNGENAVFPSQVNVADDLNSTSAQQSATEKVNKDRGRGPNGKERKPKQNKRAKWPAIIRDGKFICSRCYRAFTNPRSLGGHLSKRSFCKPLDGAEIAQELLQSNGQPSLLASMILSTNAVNLQQPQQSAFSPEACFKDPSFLQLLAAETRSSTFLPSTFPRTGVTNFNTGVSQEGSEIIKQALETAGIPSTFEGSEMLSHVVPSGCISETAQINAVVMPNPTVPPLLQTVCHPNTLLTSQDRTPNSKTPSIDECSSLPVFPANDLLLKTVENGLCSSSFPNSGGLSQNFTSTSSRVSVISGPQNARSSHLNKKGNSASKRRKKAVPPLIAPSASQNLVTSDLTAMGLIAKSIEIPTTNLHSNVIPNCEPQGLVENLTQKLNNVDNQLFMTDVKENFKTNLESHTVLAPLTLKTENGDSQMMDLNSCTTSVNSDLQISEDNVIQNFEKTLEIIKTAMNSQILEVKSGPQSVGETSQNVPVSYNIQLPSVNTAQNNKLPDSSQFPSFIAVMPTKNNIPQSDILHKVDQIQEILEGLQKLKLENDLSSPLSQCVLINTSVTLTSTPVTSTPNASVVQPVSEMVNNIQFSDKVNKPFVCQNQGCNYSAMTKDALFKHYGKIHQYTPEMILEIKKNQLKFAPFKCVVPTCTKTFTRNSNLRAHCQLVHHFTTEEMVKLKIKRPYGRKPQNENSPASRITQVKKQLAMTEENQKEFQPALELGAKKENTLSNVAVVPENQLIEKKSPENIESSAQVITVTSEQHDTNSLTNIQTKGRKTRRHKKEKEEKKRKKPVSQSLEFPTRYSSYRPYRCVHQGCFAAFTIQQNLILHYQAVHKSDLPAFSAEVEEESEAGKESEEIETKQTVKEFRCQVSDCSRIFQAITGLIQHYMKLHEMTPEEIESMTTAVDVGKFPCDQLECKSSFTTYLNYVVHLEADHGIGLRASKADEDGIYKCDCEGCDRIYATRSNLLRHIFNKHNDKHKAHLIRPRRLTPGQENISSKANQEKTKPKYRGTKHSRSGKEGIKMPKTKRKKKNNLDSKNTKIVQIEENKPYSLKRGKHVYSIKARNDALSECTSRFVTQYPCMIKGCTSVVTSESNIIRHYKCHKLSKAFTSQHRNLLIVFKRCCNSQVKEKCSEQEVDKSDVKDSDVCVSESNDNSGTASVPQKEVEKNEKDEMDELTELFITKLINEDSTSVEAQANTSSSVSNDFQENNSCQSEKQKASNLKRLNKEKNVSQNKKRKIEKTEAPLAVDLNSMHKEEETAVAIQTTEDHPASFDWSSFKPMGFEVSFLKFLEESAVKQKKNTDKDHPNSGTKRGAHSNSRRNTDKTAVTNGNHVCSCKESETFVQFANPSQLQCSNNVKIVLDKTLKDCTELVLKQLQEMKPTVSLKKLEIHPKDTDVCAVKDLSIGKATGRGQY
- the ZNF292 gene encoding zinc finger protein 292 isoform X2, which encodes MSQQLPPHLEFWVRQFLQPNEPGEASSLMPDQRIWEFPAITLLEYAEKWKTSDDPLPLLEVYTVAIQSYVKARPYLTSECENVALVLERLALSCVELLLCLRVELSDKQWEQFQALVQVAHEKLMENGSCELNFLATLAQETGVWKNPVLCTILSQEPLDKDKVNEFLAFEGPILLDMRIKHLIKTNQLSQATALAKLCSDHPEIGTKGSFKQTYLVCLCTSSPNEKLIEEISEVDCKDALEMICNLESEGDEKSALVLCTAFLSRQLQQGDMYCAWELTLFWSKLQQRVEPSIQVYLERCRQLSLLTKTVYHIFFLIKVINSETEGAGLATCIELCVKALRLESTENTEVKISICKTISCLLPDDLEVKRACQLSEFLIEPTVDAYYAVEMLYNQPDQKYDEENLPIPNSLRCELLLVLKTQWPFDPEFWDWKTLKRQCLALMGEEASIVSSIDELNDSEVYEKVVDYQEEIKETSVNGLSGGVGANSDLLKGICDDKQKKKEIKQLRERGFISARFRNWQAYMQYCVLCDKEFLGHRIVRHAQKHYKDGIYSCPICAKNFNSKETFVPHVTLHVKQSSKERLAAMKPLRRLGRPPKVTTTNENQKTNNAVTKQEQRPIKKNSLYSTDFIVFNDNDGSDDENDDKDKSYEPEVIPVQKPVPINEFNCPVTFCKKGFKYFKNLIAHVKGHKDNEDAKRFLEMQSKKVICQYCRRHFVSVTHLNDHLQMHCGSKPYICIQMKCKAGFNSYAELLTHRKEHQVFRAKCMFPKCGRIFSEAYLLYDHEAQHYNTYTCKFTGCGKVYRSQSELEKHLDDHSTPPETVLPPKDQLNSSGDSLQPSRVNQNVEGNTAKESSMLPSENSIENSLQEDRSDTWDKSKAESAMTEQDQVSVPVLKEADGPLSNGLENPATTPLLQASEVAVSIKVSLNHGVEDNFGKQENSTIEGPGESLVTNLHTPVEDTCNDLCHPGFQERKEQDCFNEAQITQNSLVNSETLKIGDLTPQNLERQVNNLMTFSVQNQSGFQNNLPTSKLDCGGNVKTSSGLYNLPLKTLESIAFVPPQPNLNSSLGTPSVPVKAPVQKFSCQVEGCTRTYNSSQSIGKHMKTAHPDQYAAFKMQRKSKRGQKSNNLNTPNNGKFVYFLPPQVSSSSNAFFAAQTKASGNPTCSAQLQHVSPSIFPAHLTNVSTPLLPSMESVINPNIPSQDKNEQGGMLCSQLENLSGTTLPAQMEDLTKTVLPLNIDSGSDPFLPLPAESSSMSLFPSPPDGGTNSVFSQLENNANHFSSQTEGNTNSSFLKGGNGENAVFPSQVNVADDLNSTSAQQSATEKVNKDRGRGPNGKERKPKQNKRAKWPAIIRDGKFICSRCYRAFTNPRSLGGHLSKRSFCKPLDGAEIAQELLQSNGQPSLLASMILSTNAVNLQQPQQSAFSPEACFKDPSFLQLLAAETRSSTFLPSTFPRTGVTNFNTGVSQEGSEIIKQALETAGIPSTFEGSEMLSHVVPSGCISETAQINAVVMPNPTVPPLLQTVCHPNTLLTSQDRTPNSKTPSIDECSSLPVFPANDLLLKTVENGLCSSSFPNSGGLSQNFTSTSSRVSVISGPQNARSSHLNKKGNSASKRRKKAVPPLIAPSASQNLVTSDLTAMGLIAKSIEIPTTNLHSNVIPNCEPQGLVENLTQKLNNVDNQLFMTDVKENFKTNLESHTVLAPLTLKTENGDSQMMDLNSCTTSVNSDLQISEDNVIQNFEKTLEIIKTAMNSQILEVKSGPQSVGETSQNVPVSYNIQLPSVNTAQNNKLPDSSQFPSFIAVMPTKNNIPQSDILHKVDQIQEILEGLQKLKLENDLSSPLSQCVLINTSVTLTSTPVTSTPNASVVQPVSEMVNNIQFSDKVNKPFVCQNQGCNYSAMTKDALFKHYGKIHQYTPEMILEIKKNQLKFAPFKCVVPTCTKTFTRNSNLRAHCQLVHHFTTEEMVKLKIKRPYGRKPQNENSPASRITQVKKQLAMTEENQKEFQPALELGAKKENTLSNVAVVPENQLIEKKSPENIESSAQVITVTSEQHDTNSLTNIQTKGRKTRRHKKEKEEKKRKKPVSQSLEFPTRYSSYRPYRCVHQGCFAAFTIQQNLILHYQAVHKSDLPAFSAEVEEESEAGKESEEIETKQTVKEFRCQVSDCSRIFQAITGLIQHYMKLHEMTPEEIESMTTAVDVGKFPCDQLECKSSFTTYLNYVVHLEADHGIGLRASKADEDGIYKCDCEGCDRIYATRSNLLRHIFNKHNDKHKAHLIRPRRLTPGQENISSKANQEKTKPKYRGTKHSRSGKEGIKMPKTKRKKKNNLDSKNTKIVQIEENKPYSLKRGKHVYSIKARNDALSECTSRFVTQYPCMIKGCTSVVTSESNIIRHYKCHKLSKAFTSQHRNLLIVFKRCCNSQVKEKCSEQEVDKSDVKDSDVCVSESNDNSGTASVPQKEVEKNEKDEMDELTELFITKLINEDSTSVEAQANTSSSVSNDFQENNSCQSEKQKASNLKRLNKEKNVSQNKKRKIEKTEAPLAVDLNSMHKEEETAVAIQTTEDHPASFDWSSFKPMGFEVSFLKFLEESAVKQKKNTDKDHPNSGTKRGAHSNSRRNTDKTAVTNGNHVCSCKESETFVQFANPSQLQCSNNVKIVLDKTLKDCTELVLKQLQEMKPTVSLKKLEIHPKDTDVCAVKDLSIGKATGRGQY